The Mycolicibacterium smegmatis genome has a window encoding:
- the rsmI gene encoding 16S rRNA (cytidine(1402)-2'-O)-methyltransferase has protein sequence MTLGKLLIGATPLGQPSDASARLVRALRDADIVAAEDTRRIRSLAQALEVTPTGRVLSFFDQNEASRVPGLVEEIRAGATVLVVSDAGMPLINDPGYRLVAACAEAGLPVSCLPGPSAVTTALAVSGLASDRFCFEGFAPRKHAARMTWLQTLAHEMRTCVFFESPRRLAETLRDAVDALGADRRAVVCRELTKTHEEIRRGSLAELADWADDGVLGEITVVLAGATPTADLPTLVAEVEELVAAGTRVKDACARVVADNPGAPSKRELYDAVLRSRD, from the coding sequence GTGACACTCGGCAAACTGCTGATCGGCGCGACGCCGTTGGGCCAGCCTTCCGATGCGTCGGCGCGGCTGGTCAGGGCCTTGAGAGACGCCGACATCGTCGCCGCCGAGGACACCAGGCGCATCCGGTCGCTCGCGCAGGCGCTCGAGGTGACACCGACCGGGCGGGTGCTGAGCTTCTTCGACCAGAACGAGGCGAGCCGGGTGCCCGGGCTGGTCGAGGAGATCCGGGCGGGCGCGACCGTGCTGGTGGTCAGCGACGCGGGCATGCCGCTGATCAACGATCCGGGCTATCGGCTCGTCGCGGCGTGCGCCGAGGCGGGCCTTCCGGTCAGCTGCCTACCGGGACCGTCGGCGGTGACGACGGCACTCGCGGTGTCGGGCCTGGCGTCGGATCGCTTCTGCTTCGAGGGCTTCGCACCACGCAAACACGCCGCCCGCATGACATGGCTTCAGACGCTGGCCCACGAGATGCGCACGTGCGTGTTCTTCGAATCCCCGCGCCGGCTCGCCGAGACGCTGCGCGACGCGGTCGACGCGCTCGGAGCGGACCGCCGCGCGGTGGTGTGCCGCGAGCTGACCAAGACGCACGAGGAGATCAGGCGCGGCTCGCTGGCCGAGCTGGCGGACTGGGCCGACGACGGCGTGCTGGGGGAGATCACCGTGGTGCTCGCGGGTGCGACGCCGACCGCGGATCTACCGACGCTCGTGGCCGAGGTCGAGGAACTCGTCGCGGCGGGCACGCGCGTCAAGGACGCCTGCGCGCGCGTCGTCGCCGACAACCCGGGCGCGCCGTCCAAGCGCGAACTCTACGACGCCGTGCTGCGCTCAAGGGACTGA
- a CDS encoding dolichyl-phosphate-mannose--protein mannosyltransferase, producing the protein MTALDTDTPTAGRSAPLISPGPVIPPPDFGPLDRAQGWAMTAIITALAAITRFLNLGSPTDAGTPIFDEKHYAPQAWQVLHNHGVEDNPGYGLVVHPPVGKQLIAIGEWLFGYNGLGWRFSGAVCGVIIVMLVTRIARRISRSTLVGAIAGLLIIADGVSFVSSRTALLDVFLVMFAVAAFACLMVDRDQVRERMYHAFLDGRIAETRWGTRLGVRWWRFGAGVLLGLACATKWSGLYFVLFFGVMTLVFDAIARKQYHVPHPWRGMLRRDLGPAAYVFGLIPFAVYLASYAPWFASETAVNRYEVGRSIGPDSILPIPDALRSLWHYTHAAYRFHSNLTNADGNHHPWESKPWTWPMSLRPVLYAIDNQDVPGCGAQSCVKAVMLVGTPAMWFIAVPVLGWALWRTVVRRDWRYGAVLVGYMAGFLPWFADIDRQMYFFYATVMAPFLVLAIALILGDILYKPNQNPERRTLGLLTVCFYVALVITNFAWMYPILTGLPISQTTWNLQIWLPSWR; encoded by the coding sequence GTGACCGCCCTCGACACCGATACGCCGACGGCTGGTCGCTCGGCTCCACTGATCAGTCCCGGTCCCGTGATCCCGCCCCCCGATTTCGGTCCGCTGGACCGCGCGCAGGGCTGGGCGATGACGGCCATCATCACTGCTCTGGCCGCGATCACCCGGTTCTTGAACCTGGGGTCGCCCACCGATGCCGGCACGCCGATCTTCGACGAGAAGCACTACGCGCCGCAGGCCTGGCAGGTGCTGCACAACCACGGTGTCGAGGACAATCCCGGCTACGGGCTGGTGGTGCACCCGCCCGTCGGCAAGCAGTTGATCGCCATCGGCGAGTGGCTGTTCGGTTACAACGGCCTGGGCTGGCGGTTCTCGGGCGCGGTGTGCGGCGTCATCATCGTGATGCTGGTGACCCGCATCGCGCGGCGCATCAGCCGCTCGACGCTGGTCGGCGCGATCGCCGGGTTGTTGATCATCGCCGACGGGGTCAGCTTCGTGTCATCGCGCACAGCGCTGCTCGACGTGTTCCTGGTGATGTTCGCGGTCGCGGCGTTCGCGTGCCTCATGGTCGACCGCGACCAGGTGCGCGAACGGATGTACCACGCGTTTCTCGACGGCCGTATCGCCGAGACCCGCTGGGGTACCCGGCTCGGTGTGCGCTGGTGGCGTTTCGGTGCGGGCGTGCTGCTGGGCCTGGCGTGCGCGACGAAGTGGTCCGGGCTGTACTTCGTGTTGTTCTTCGGCGTCATGACGCTCGTGTTCGACGCCATCGCGCGCAAGCAGTACCACGTGCCGCATCCGTGGCGGGGGATGCTGAGACGCGATCTGGGACCTGCCGCATACGTCTTCGGGCTGATCCCGTTCGCGGTGTACCTGGCGTCGTACGCGCCGTGGTTCGCCTCCGAGACCGCCGTCAACCGCTACGAGGTCGGGCGCTCCATCGGGCCGGACAGCATCCTGCCCATCCCCGACGCACTGCGCTCGCTGTGGCACTACACCCATGCCGCCTACCGCTTCCACTCGAACCTGACCAACGCCGACGGCAATCACCACCCGTGGGAGTCGAAGCCGTGGACGTGGCCGATGTCGCTGCGACCCGTGCTGTACGCGATCGACAACCAGGACGTGCCCGGCTGCGGCGCGCAGTCCTGCGTCAAGGCCGTGATGCTCGTCGGCACGCCCGCCATGTGGTTCATCGCGGTGCCGGTGCTCGGCTGGGCGCTGTGGCGGACCGTGGTGCGACGTGACTGGCGTTACGGCGCGGTGCTCGTCGGGTACATGGCCGGGTTCCTGCCGTGGTTCGCCGACATCGATCGCCAGATGTACTTCTTCTACGCCACGGTAATGGCGCCGTTCCTCGTGCTCGCGATCGCGCTGATCCTCGGCGACATCCTCTACAAACCCAACCAGAACCCCGAACGCCGCACACTCGGCCTGCTGACGGTGTGTTTCTATGTCGCGCTGGTGATCACGAACTTCGCCTGGATGTACCCGATCCTGACGGGCCTGCCGATCTCACAGACCACCTGGAACCTGCAGATCTGGTTGCCGAGCTGGCGCTAG
- a CDS encoding type IV toxin-antitoxin system AbiEi family antitoxin, whose product MYPFIGTEAIAAGELTRGQLRWNYTAIHPNVYVAKDVRRFLSTYASAAWLWTGRTGIIAGEAAAGLYGVRGIDPETPIEMIGRRRRERRGVIIREERIDPAEVSTVMNLPVTSPARTALDLGRRLPRSRALAHLDALAGITGVTIDEVLALADTYAGARGVRQARDIVELMDGGAQSARETQVRLILLDAGLPKPKTSLVLADDDWETFVPMGWPDAKVAVVIDDDPDTSECGMVVNAAHDECLQRLGWFRVRVVPRHSPRSILYRVRRALMRRGALYPYNGSLAAGQDIQRGPPRPVPSSDAGIASTSIPES is encoded by the coding sequence ATGTACCCATTCATCGGCACCGAGGCCATCGCGGCAGGTGAGCTCACCCGCGGTCAGTTGCGGTGGAACTACACAGCGATTCACCCGAACGTGTATGTGGCAAAAGACGTCCGCCGATTTCTCAGCACCTACGCCTCGGCCGCGTGGCTGTGGACAGGCCGGACGGGAATCATCGCCGGGGAGGCTGCTGCCGGGCTGTACGGCGTGCGGGGTATCGATCCCGAAACACCTATCGAGATGATCGGCAGGCGCCGCCGCGAACGCCGTGGGGTGATCATCCGCGAGGAACGCATCGATCCCGCGGAAGTCAGCACCGTCATGAATCTTCCCGTGACGTCACCTGCCCGCACTGCGCTGGATCTGGGACGTCGACTACCGCGAAGCCGCGCCCTCGCGCACCTGGATGCGCTTGCGGGAATCACCGGGGTGACCATCGACGAGGTTCTGGCCCTCGCCGACACGTATGCGGGGGCGCGCGGTGTGCGGCAGGCCCGCGACATCGTCGAATTGATGGACGGCGGTGCGCAGTCGGCGCGGGAGACACAGGTGCGCCTGATCCTCCTCGACGCCGGGCTACCGAAGCCGAAGACGAGTCTGGTTCTCGCAGATGACGACTGGGAGACCTTCGTGCCGATGGGCTGGCCCGACGCCAAGGTCGCGGTGGTCATCGACGACGACCCCGACACCTCGGAGTGCGGGATGGTGGTCAACGCCGCGCACGATGAGTGTCTGCAGCGGTTGGGCTGGTTTCGCGTGCGGGTGGTACCGCGTCACTCACCACGCTCGATCCTCTACCGCGTGCGGCGAGCGTTGATGAGGCGGGGTGCCCTGTACCCCTACAACGGGTCCCTCGCGGCCGGACAGGACATACAGCGCGGTCCGCCACGGCCGGTCCCGAGCTCCGACGCCGGGATCGCCAGCACCTCGATACCCGAATCCTGA
- the arcA gene encoding arginine deiminase: MTDVVLGVDSEVGTLRVAILHRPGPELKRLTPRNNDALLFDGLPWVSKAQEEHDQFAEMLRSRGVEVLLVADLLTEALAHSGAARMHGISAAVDARRLGVPLAQELSAHLRTLEPAALAHVLIAGMTFNELPFSGKELSLVRRMHHGGDFVIDPLPNLLFTRDSSFWIGPRVAITSLALPARHRETSLTDVIYAHHPRFLGVRRAYESRSAPVEGGDVLLLAPGVVAVGVGERTTPAGAEALARSLFDDALAHTVLAVPIAQERAQMHLDTVCTMVDVDAVVMYPNIVDSLSAFTIRHDAGGVHISDAQRFVDAAAEAMGIDKLRVIDTGLDPVTAEREQWDDGNNTLALAPGVVVAYERNSVTNARLQDSGIEVLAIPASELGTGRGGPRCMSCPAARDPL, from the coding sequence GTGACTGATGTCGTGTTGGGTGTCGACTCCGAGGTGGGCACGCTGCGCGTCGCGATCCTGCATCGGCCGGGCCCCGAACTCAAACGCCTGACGCCACGCAACAACGACGCCCTGCTGTTCGACGGTCTGCCGTGGGTGTCCAAGGCCCAGGAGGAACACGATCAGTTCGCCGAGATGCTGCGCTCCCGCGGCGTCGAGGTGCTGCTGGTGGCGGATCTGCTCACCGAGGCACTGGCCCACAGCGGGGCAGCCCGCATGCACGGCATCTCCGCGGCCGTGGACGCGCGCCGGCTCGGTGTGCCGTTGGCGCAGGAACTCTCGGCGCATCTGCGCACACTCGAACCCGCGGCCCTGGCGCACGTCCTGATCGCGGGGATGACGTTCAACGAGCTGCCGTTCAGCGGCAAGGAACTCTCTCTTGTGCGCCGCATGCACCACGGCGGCGACTTCGTGATCGACCCGCTGCCCAACCTGTTGTTCACCCGCGACTCGTCGTTCTGGATCGGGCCGCGCGTCGCGATCACGTCGCTGGCGTTGCCCGCCCGGCACCGCGAGACCTCGCTGACCGACGTCATCTACGCCCACCACCCGCGGTTCCTCGGCGTTCGACGTGCCTACGAGTCCCGTTCCGCCCCGGTCGAGGGCGGTGACGTGCTGCTGCTCGCCCCCGGCGTCGTCGCGGTCGGGGTGGGGGAGCGCACGACGCCCGCCGGTGCGGAAGCGTTGGCGCGCAGCCTGTTCGACGACGCGCTCGCACACACCGTGCTCGCGGTGCCCATCGCGCAGGAGCGTGCGCAGATGCACCTGGACACCGTGTGCACGATGGTCGACGTCGACGCCGTGGTGATGTACCCCAACATCGTCGATTCGTTGTCGGCGTTCACCATTCGCCACGACGCCGGCGGCGTGCACATCAGCGACGCCCAGCGGTTCGTGGACGCCGCGGCAGAGGCCATGGGCATCGACAAACTGCGCGTGATCGATACGGGCCTGGATCCCGTGACGGCCGAACGCGAGCAGTGGGACGACGGCAACAACACCCTTGCCTTGGCCCCTGGTGTCGTCGTGGCCTATGAACGCAATTCGGTGACCAATGCCCGGCTTCAGGATTCGGGTATCGAGGTGCTGGCGATCCCGGCGTCGGAGCTCGGGACCGGCCGTGGCGGACCGCGCTGTATGTCCTGTCCGGCCGCGAGGGACCCGTTGTAG
- the soxR gene encoding redox-sensitive transcriptional activator SoxR: MDMHELTPGELAQRSGVAVSALHFYEREGLITSRRTSGNQRRYARETLRRVAFIRMSQRLGIPLSRIREALSTLPNDRVPTSKDWARLSAGWRQDLDDRIMHLQRLRDNLTGCIGCGCLSLKTCQLTNPGDVLAERGPGAARL; this comes from the coding sequence ATGGACATGCACGAACTGACCCCAGGTGAGCTCGCTCAGCGCAGTGGCGTCGCGGTGTCGGCTCTGCACTTCTACGAGCGCGAAGGTCTCATCACGAGCCGTCGCACATCCGGCAACCAGCGCCGCTACGCCCGCGAGACGCTGCGCCGCGTGGCGTTCATCCGGATGTCCCAGCGTCTCGGCATACCGCTGTCCCGCATCCGCGAGGCACTGTCGACGCTGCCCAACGACCGCGTGCCCACCAGCAAGGACTGGGCACGCCTGTCGGCGGGTTGGCGCCAGGACCTCGACGACCGGATCATGCATCTGCAACGCTTGCGCGACAACCTGACTGGCTGCATCGGCTGCGGCTGCCTGAGCCTCAAGACGTGTCAGCTGACCAATCCGGGAGATGTCCTGGCCGAACGCGGACCGGGCGCCGCACGCCTCTGA
- a CDS encoding alpha-ketoglutarate-dependent dioxygenase AlkB gives MELAVQGSLFEHAERRPLGNGAWIELRSGWLADADSLFEELMDTIPWRAEQREMYDRVVDVPRLVSFHNLVDEPAPHPRLKQIRRRLNDTYGRELGEPFTTAGLCLYRDGDDSVAWHGDTIGRSRTRDTMVAIVSLGATRVFALRPRGGGHALRLQQQHGDLLVMGGSCQRTWEHSVPKTSRLIGPRISIQFRPHNVR, from the coding sequence ATGGAGCTGGCGGTGCAAGGCTCGTTGTTCGAGCATGCCGAACGTCGCCCGCTGGGCAATGGCGCCTGGATCGAGCTGCGTTCGGGCTGGTTGGCTGACGCCGATTCGCTGTTCGAAGAGCTCATGGACACCATCCCGTGGCGTGCCGAGCAACGCGAGATGTACGACCGCGTGGTCGACGTGCCACGGCTGGTCAGCTTCCACAATCTGGTCGATGAGCCCGCGCCGCACCCGCGCCTCAAGCAGATCCGCCGCAGGCTCAACGACACCTACGGCCGCGAACTCGGCGAACCGTTCACCACAGCCGGGCTGTGCCTGTACCGCGACGGCGACGACAGTGTGGCCTGGCACGGCGACACGATCGGCCGCAGCCGCACCCGCGACACCATGGTGGCGATCGTGAGTCTGGGCGCGACACGGGTTTTCGCGCTACGTCCCCGCGGTGGCGGTCATGCCCTGCGCCTGCAGCAGCAACACGGCGATCTGCTGGTGATGGGCGGATCGTGTCAGCGCACGTGGGAGCACTCGGTCCCGAAGACCAGCAGGCTGATCGGGCCGCGGATCAGCATCCAGTTCCGCCCGCACAACGTCCGCTGA
- a CDS encoding DUF5642 family protein: MSNPTRTLALVTSGLMASAMALAGCSSDGPAYPDADIAKVAQLKSSFGPEFKVSEVAPTGIDPKLLSPQKLPEGVKFEPADCAKFAEGQQFPPGLQGNMAATAAEGEGNRFIVMAVETSEPVPLSDPGDECKRVKFLGTGARGQVDVVESPQIDDARTVGTHRIIQTMIQGQPRTGELYNYVASFDNYMVIVTANPLVLPDKPVAKVDTERARELLSAAVAAVRG, from the coding sequence ATGTCCAACCCCACCCGCACCCTGGCACTCGTCACCTCGGGCCTGATGGCGTCTGCCATGGCGCTCGCAGGCTGCAGTTCGGACGGGCCGGCGTATCCCGACGCCGACATCGCCAAGGTGGCTCAGCTGAAATCGTCGTTCGGCCCCGAGTTCAAGGTCAGCGAGGTCGCGCCCACCGGTATCGACCCGAAGCTGCTGTCACCGCAGAAGTTGCCCGAGGGCGTGAAGTTCGAGCCCGCCGACTGCGCGAAGTTCGCCGAGGGACAACAGTTTCCGCCGGGACTGCAGGGCAACATGGCCGCGACCGCGGCCGAGGGTGAGGGCAACCGGTTCATCGTGATGGCCGTGGAGACCTCGGAGCCCGTCCCGCTGAGCGATCCCGGTGACGAGTGCAAGCGCGTGAAGTTCCTCGGGACAGGCGCGCGCGGGCAGGTCGACGTCGTCGAATCGCCGCAGATAGACGACGCCCGCACGGTCGGTACGCACCGCATCATCCAGACGATGATCCAGGGGCAGCCGCGCACCGGTGAGCTCTACAACTATGTCGCGAGCTTCGACAACTACATGGTGATCGTGACCGCCAACCCGCTGGTGCTGCCCGACAAGCCCGTGGCCAAGGTCGACACGGAACGTGCCCGTGAACTGCTTTCGGCGGCCGTGGCCGCGGTCCGGGGATAA
- a CDS encoding DUF5642 family protein: protein MRLCAVAVAMCIAAAPVIAACGEQAPPAASSAPRPTSARGPVDPARIDRVRYDLPPGYEVSGLDGRVDPVSQWGFGAGWGAAPPECGQAALGAVDPASARGWTASGPGGIVYAVVADVTAPIQDAECGVWTVTGGHSTATVTRLDAPAIDGARTAGMSATIVTVVEGGTETQSRADTFAAESEHHRCAVTVITDPGSPNPALDAGFAAALLVKTVSALRG, encoded by the coding sequence GTGCGCCTCTGTGCGGTGGCCGTCGCGATGTGCATCGCTGCGGCGCCCGTCATCGCGGCCTGCGGCGAGCAGGCCCCACCCGCCGCGTCGTCTGCGCCGCGTCCGACCAGCGCCCGCGGGCCGGTCGACCCGGCCAGAATCGACCGGGTGCGCTACGACCTACCGCCCGGCTACGAGGTCAGCGGGTTGGACGGCCGTGTCGACCCGGTCTCACAGTGGGGCTTCGGTGCGGGCTGGGGCGCCGCGCCACCGGAATGTGGCCAGGCCGCGCTCGGCGCCGTCGATCCCGCGAGTGCGCGGGGCTGGACCGCGTCCGGCCCGGGCGGCATCGTCTACGCCGTCGTCGCTGATGTCACCGCGCCGATCCAGGACGCCGAGTGCGGCGTGTGGACCGTGACGGGCGGGCACTCCACCGCGACCGTGACGCGCCTGGACGCGCCTGCGATCGACGGAGCGCGGACCGCGGGCATGTCCGCGACCATCGTGACCGTCGTCGAAGGCGGCACCGAGACGCAGAGCCGCGCCGACACCTTCGCGGCCGAGTCGGAGCACCACCGCTGCGCGGTCACCGTCATCACCGATCCGGGATCGCCGAACCCCGCGCTCGACGCCGGCTTCGCGGCCGCGTTACTGGTGAAAACCGTGTCGGCGTTACGGGGCTGA
- a CDS encoding linear amide C-N hydrolase translates to MCTRVLWNSNKLAVLSGRSMDWPESTEPLIVAFASGRDRDGGLLAGHPVIPENPLRWTSRHASLATTVYGLGTVDGINAAGLGVHALYLKSTDVGPRNPDLPGLHTGLWAQYLLDQAATVEEALALMQDVQLVMVGARGREATLHLAIEDATGDSAILELEAGKLAVHHGRQFTLMTNDPTYDEQLALLAKQDFSHPTRELPLPGNVNPVDRFQRAAYYSALLPEPTGIRQGVASVMAIMRNVSVPFGAPYGEFGVYNTEYRTVSDLTHKLYFFELSTSPSVIWVEFDHLELPAAGQAVAIDPYDETLTGNVTDRFTPRELAF, encoded by the coding sequence ATGTGCACTCGGGTTCTGTGGAACAGCAACAAGTTGGCCGTGTTGAGCGGACGCAGCATGGACTGGCCGGAGTCGACCGAACCGCTCATCGTGGCGTTTGCGAGCGGACGCGACCGTGACGGCGGGCTGCTGGCGGGTCATCCGGTGATCCCGGAGAATCCCCTGCGCTGGACCAGTCGCCACGCGAGCCTGGCGACCACGGTGTACGGCCTGGGAACCGTCGACGGCATCAATGCCGCGGGCCTCGGCGTCCACGCGCTGTACCTCAAGTCGACCGATGTCGGCCCACGCAATCCGGACCTGCCCGGCCTGCACACGGGCCTGTGGGCGCAGTACCTGCTGGACCAGGCCGCCACTGTCGAAGAGGCGCTCGCGCTCATGCAGGACGTCCAGTTGGTCATGGTCGGCGCCCGCGGGCGCGAGGCCACGCTGCACCTCGCCATCGAAGACGCCACGGGCGACTCGGCGATCCTGGAGCTCGAGGCAGGCAAGCTCGCGGTGCACCACGGCAGGCAGTTCACGCTGATGACCAACGACCCCACCTACGACGAGCAACTCGCACTGCTGGCCAAGCAGGACTTCTCGCATCCCACGCGTGAACTGCCGCTGCCCGGCAATGTCAACCCCGTCGACCGGTTCCAGCGCGCGGCCTACTACTCCGCGCTGCTGCCCGAGCCGACGGGCATCCGGCAAGGCGTCGCGAGCGTCATGGCGATCATGCGCAACGTCTCGGTGCCGTTCGGCGCGCCCTACGGTGAATTCGGCGTCTACAACACCGAATACCGCACGGTGAGCGACCTGACCCACAAGCTGTACTTCTTCGAACTCAGCACCAGCCCCAGCGTCATCTGGGTCGAATTCGACCATCTCGAACTGCCCGCAGCCGGGCAGGCCGTCGCGATCGACCCCTACGACGAGACCCTCACCGGAAACGTCACGGACCGCTTCACGCCGCGCGAACTCGCGTTCTGA
- a CDS encoding PE-PPE domain-containing protein: MSTSMSTAAHLLLSHPRALVIGGTGTPAPPPEYVNGQTDNYIGAEFPGEYRYAVHTPQNFWPVYGSMSFDESTVAGLAALQAEMAKEGHFGSPLVILGYSSSTRILTADKNRRIADGDYAVDINYVLVSDVAKGNGGVMARFPGWHIPILGVTFDGATRTDSDGYAFDTKSISFVHDGWSDFPVYPLNVLALANAVAGIAVLHPTYPELDRPDLVPVGSTGDTEYFVIGTDIMPLLMPLETIGVPRPILLAVDEPLRVLVEAGYRRDIAPGAPTPARLIPIVNPITLTRNFIAAIPVGVDDAMEELGHGRPLGTQPSGVFGVGGEDTELKGLPAGVISLAKPTLPVSSHTTVVEKTERKDLAKPAAEPEPVVEDEPAVEDETPVADTKKASPKPLRPKVRGPISFDAPKLPTIRKATGDRPLKRLLSALTPKRPKPASSHDAGPAAGNKDTDNADKPAARADDAA, encoded by the coding sequence GTGTCCACATCCATGTCCACCGCGGCGCATCTACTGCTCAGCCATCCGCGCGCGCTGGTCATCGGTGGCACCGGAACCCCTGCTCCGCCACCGGAATACGTCAATGGGCAGACCGACAACTACATCGGTGCCGAGTTCCCCGGCGAGTACCGCTACGCCGTGCACACGCCCCAGAACTTCTGGCCTGTCTACGGTTCCATGAGTTTCGACGAATCGACCGTCGCGGGCCTGGCCGCACTGCAGGCGGAGATGGCCAAAGAGGGACATTTCGGAAGTCCGCTGGTGATCCTCGGGTACTCGTCGAGCACGCGGATTCTCACGGCGGACAAGAACAGACGCATCGCCGACGGCGACTACGCCGTCGACATCAACTACGTGCTGGTGTCCGACGTTGCGAAGGGAAACGGCGGCGTGATGGCGCGCTTTCCCGGATGGCACATCCCGATCCTCGGGGTGACGTTCGACGGCGCCACCCGCACCGACAGTGACGGGTACGCCTTCGACACCAAGAGCATCTCGTTCGTGCACGACGGCTGGTCCGACTTCCCCGTCTATCCACTCAACGTCCTGGCGCTCGCCAACGCCGTGGCGGGGATCGCGGTGCTGCACCCCACCTATCCGGAACTCGACAGGCCCGACCTGGTTCCGGTCGGAAGCACCGGCGACACCGAGTATTTCGTCATCGGCACCGACATCATGCCGCTGCTCATGCCGTTGGAGACCATCGGCGTGCCACGACCCATCCTGCTCGCGGTCGACGAACCCCTGCGCGTGCTGGTTGAGGCGGGTTACCGCCGCGACATCGCTCCCGGTGCGCCGACGCCGGCCCGTCTGATCCCGATCGTCAACCCGATCACGCTCACCCGGAACTTCATCGCAGCCATCCCGGTCGGTGTCGACGACGCCATGGAAGAACTCGGGCACGGCCGGCCACTGGGCACCCAACCGTCGGGTGTTTTCGGTGTCGGCGGCGAGGACACCGAACTGAAAGGTCTTCCCGCGGGCGTGATCTCACTCGCCAAGCCCACGCTGCCTGTGTCGTCGCACACGACCGTCGTCGAGAAGACCGAGCGCAAGGATCTGGCGAAGCCCGCTGCGGAACCCGAGCCCGTCGTCGAGGACGAACCCGCGGTCGAGGACGAGACGCCCGTCGCCGACACCAAGAAGGCATCACCGAAACCGTTGCGGCCCAAGGTGCGCGGACCCATCAGTTTCGACGCACCCAAGCTCCCCACGATCCGCAAGGCCACCGGCGACCGCCCGCTCAAGCGGTTGTTGAGCGCCCTGACCCCCAAGCGCCCGAAACCGGCGTCGTCGCACGACGCCGGCCCGGCGGCTGGGAACAAGGACACGGACAACGCGGACAAGCCCGCGGCCCGAGCGGACGACGCCGCGTGA
- a CDS encoding LpqN/LpqT family lipoprotein, translated as MITTFRSGGAVLAACALATALSACGSDVTAGQATTGDQTTSATSTAAQTSAKAAPEPIAEGTSGPHYTIVDYIRDNGITETPVHRGDPGTPVLDIPIPPGWADAGPDTPEWAWSAMVSTDPAFADDPPMIIALMSRLTGDVDPAKILEYAPNEIKNLPGYDGEGSEGTADELSGFDAYQIGGMYVRDGQQRLIAQKTVVIPGQDGLYVLQLNADGTEDQLGTLLDATSVIDEKTVITP; from the coding sequence ATGATCACGACATTTCGATCGGGCGGAGCAGTTCTGGCCGCCTGCGCGCTCGCGACGGCGCTGTCCGCGTGCGGATCCGACGTGACGGCCGGGCAGGCCACGACCGGGGACCAGACGACATCCGCGACGAGCACGGCGGCGCAGACCTCTGCGAAGGCCGCCCCCGAGCCGATAGCCGAAGGTACGTCCGGTCCTCACTACACGATCGTCGACTACATCCGCGACAACGGGATCACCGAAACGCCCGTGCACCGCGGCGATCCGGGCACGCCGGTGCTCGACATCCCGATTCCGCCGGGGTGGGCCGACGCAGGTCCGGACACACCCGAATGGGCATGGTCGGCGATGGTGTCGACCGATCCCGCGTTCGCCGACGACCCGCCGATGATCATCGCGCTCATGTCACGGCTCACCGGTGATGTGGACCCGGCCAAGATCCTCGAATACGCGCCGAACGAGATCAAGAACCTGCCCGGTTACGACGGCGAGGGCAGCGAAGGTACCGCCGACGAACTCAGCGGTTTCGACGCCTACCAGATCGGCGGCATGTACGTCCGGGACGGTCAGCAACGGTTGATCGCCCAGAAGACCGTGGTGATCCCCGGACAGGACGGGCTGTACGTGTTGCAACTCAATGCCGACGGCACCGAGGATCAGCTCGGCACACTGCTGGACGCGACGTCGGTCATCGACGAGAAGACCGTCATCACACCCTGA